In a single window of the Tigriopus californicus strain San Diego chromosome 2, Tcal_SD_v2.1, whole genome shotgun sequence genome:
- the LOC131877111 gene encoding protein prickle-like isoform X4, producing the protein MEPLTALPPNLVHTPQGAGSSPLNSSIDSANPKSLDHHHHNSCSTNGTVVTGNGGEVVPRQAAQSDDDSGCALEEYTWVPPGLKPDQVHLYFSNLPEDKVPYVNSIGEKHRIKQLLQQLPPHDNETRFCNNLSEDEKKELRLFANQRKREALGRGSVKQMPVTLQNPMKCDNCPSHVDGGDICVVASRAGSNRCWHPNCFVCSICNELLVDLIYFYKDAKLFCGRHHAETIKPRCSSCDEIIFSDECTEAEGRAWHMKHFACFECDLQLGGQRYIMRDGRPYCLRCFDCMFAEYCDACGETIGVDQGQMAHEGQHWHANEKCFSCKTCQVSLLGRPFLPRRGLIYCSVSCSKGEPPTGNNHHQVYDNINVGMVSHGGTHNSSSVNISTTTSTNTTNKAVNETSDLSFSEQSSFTMSPQIHRKTAVINKGDPSLSALEGQGFVWGSGVTKALQPQGSASSSGLGGDSSDQCVTPTKTLTSEPPNPLDNNTPMISSMILSPTETSANVGHKKKIPPPVKEKPKFRPILQNANGHSSSSSNNNSNNNGQVAFVPRSPQVQRRESWNEYDTKYDKYGSLGRKESMGRYRKHQQQLQSSSSSFDFSALTSPLIPRNPMGGNAREETPRYANASMIQAAKSPLMGRHAYGTPKMAHRPMTKPQLPARNPYHQSQHQENLAPVTSLDQILQSPPQTPRHVRERSFYKPNQNHGGYFVQAPSQQQTQQVPPHHQHHHHPYHPQNQPAQFASPFTTKTIDRRQLEFNLEKLIAEQGIEIIGQITKDMTPYQIQQLLHITKNKLEPTSHEVRSRRPLDLSSFDDSKLENILTELSVNSTPQQAPRPPLNGYQHSRMPSMPEYANGHPANNMNRPGGDDSTDDEGDGKNHRGKRHSKRHHRSSKNLSVHFDPAQIRPSPPQYDPNLKHRHLSPAVPRKSKNKPVDRYGSLPRSNSYSGRFEEPFRRYHPEDDYSSSSSDSDDPYAYQLPPRKAYGGVRVTYVPNDRRAVLQNRDQRRRHPSGGSLAAHPNIMPLQRPRQSSVQPSVPPMGPPTVGHHPSGHHPVQGRQMAAQFQPQSLPIQQNLQPYPQGAAEMVNADPKDKNCIIS; encoded by the exons ATGGAACCGCTAACAGCATTGCCGCCCAATCTGGTGCATACCCCTCAAGGAGCGGGATCGTCACCCTTGAACAGTTCCATCGACAGTGCCAATCCCAAGTCCTtggaccaccaccatcacaacAGTTGTTCCACCAATGGAACCGTTGTGACCGGGAATGGTGGAGAGGTGGTGCCCAGACAAGCCGCTCAATCCGATGATGATTCCGGATGTGCGCTAGAAGAGTACACGTGGGTGCCTCCGGGACTAAAACCAGACCAG GTTCACTTGTACTTCTCCAATCTGCCCGAAGATAAGGTCCCGTATGTAAATTCGATCGGAGAGAAGCATCGCATCAAACAGCTGTTGCAACAACTTCCGCCTCATGACAATGAAACGAg GTTCTGCAACAACCTCAGTGAGGATGAGAAGAAAGAGCTGCGATTGTTCGCCAACCAACGGAAACGCGAGGCTCTTGGGAGGGGCTCCGTCAAGCAAATGCCAGTCACACTCCAAAATCCCATGAAATGTGATAAC TGCCCATCACACGTGGATGGAGGGGACATTTGTGTGGTGGCCTCTCGAGCCGGTTCAAATCGTTGTTGGCACCCGAATTGCTTCGTGTGCTCGATATGCAACGAACTCCTGGTGGATCTCATCTATTTCTATAAGGATGCGAAGCTTTTCTGTGGGCGGCACCATGCGGAAACCATCAAACCCAGATGCTCTTCATGCGATGAG ATCATCTTTTCCGACGAATGTACCGAAGCCGAGGGTCGAGCTTGGCACATGAAACACTTTGCCTGTTTTGAATGCGATCTCCAATTGGGTGGACAACGTTATATCATGCGAGATGGACGACCATATTGTCTCAGGTGTTTTGATTGCATGTTTGCCGAGTACTGCGATGCCTGTGGAGAGACCATTGGCGTGGATCAAG GTCAAATGGCACACGAAGGGCAGCATTGGCACGCCAACGAAAAGTGTTTCTCATGCAAAACGTGTCAAGTGTCGCTTTTGGGCCGACCGTTTCTCCCTCGACGCGGTCTGATCTATTGCTCAGTGAGCTGCTCCAAGGGCGAACCACCCACCGGTAACAACCATCACCAAGTGTATGATAACATCAATGTCGGCATGGTGAGCCATGGTGGCACTCACAATTCAAGCTCGGTCAACATCTCAACGACAACCAGCACAAACACTACCAACAAAGCCGTGAATGAGACGTCGGATCTGTCGTTCTCCGAGCAAAGCAGTTTTACCATGTCGCCCCAAATCCACCGAAAGACAGCGGTGATCAACAAAGGCGACCCGAGCTTGTCTGCCCTCGAGGGTCAAGGCTTTGTGTGGGGTTCGGGCGTGACCAAGGCCTTGCAGCCCCAAGGAAGTGCGTCCTCCAGTGGCTTGGGAGGGGATAGCAGTGATCAGTGTGTGACTCCCACCAAAACGTTGACATCTGAGCCGCCCAACCCTTTGGACAACAACACTCCCATGATTTCGAGCATGATTTTATCACCCACGGAGACCTCGGCAAACGTTGGCCATAAAAAGAAGATCCCTCCTCCTGTCAAGGAGAAACCCAAGTTCAGGCCGATCTTGCAGAACGCCAATGGCcatagcagcagcagcagcaacaacaacagcaacaacaacgggCAAGTCGCATTTGTACCGAGGTCACCTCAAGTGCAGCGTCGTGAGAGCTGGAATGAGTATGACACCAAGTATGATAAATATGGAAGCCTGGGTCGTAAAGAGTCCATGGGGCGTTACCGTAAACACCAGCAGCAGCTCCAATCCTCGTCGAGCTCCTTCGATTTCAGCGCTCTGACGTCCCCATTGATTCCTCGTAATCCTATGGGAGGCAACGCCCGTGAAGAGACCCCTCGATATGCCAATGCTTCCATGATTCAGGCGGCCAAGTCGCCCTTGATGGGAAGACATGCTTATGGCACGCCCAAGATGGCCCATAGGCCAATGACCAAGCCACAGTTACCTGCTCGAAACCCCTACCACCAGTCTCAGCATCAGGAGAACCTAGCCCCCGTTACCTCTCTGGATCAGATCCTCCAGTCTCCGCCACAAACCCCCAGGCATGTCCGAGAGCGGAGTTTCTACAAGCCCAATCAAAACCACGGAGGATACTTCGTACAGGCTCCCTCTCAGCAGCAGACCCAACAGGTGCCCCCCcatcaccaacaccaccaccatccgTATCATCCTCAGAATCAGCCAGCCCAGTTTGCCTCCCCGTTCACAACCAAAACCATTGACCGCCGTCAGTTGGAGTTCAACTTGGAAAAGCTCATTGCTGAACAAGGTATTGAGATCATTGGTCAGATCACCAAAGACATGACCCCCTATCAGATCCAGCAACTGCTCCACATCACCAAGAACAAATTGGAACCGACGTCCCATGAGGTGCGGAGTCGGCGCCCTCTCGATCTCAGTAGCTTCGACGACtccaaacttgaaaacatcCTCACCGAGCTCTCGGTGAATTCCACACCTCAGCAAGCGCCCCGCCCACCTCTCAATGGCTACCAACATTCCCGCATGCCATCCATGCCCGAGTATGCCAATGGCCACCCAGCCAACAACATGAACCGCCCCGGGGGCGACGATTCCACAGACGATGAAGGAGACGGTAAAAACCATCGTGGCAAACGGCACAGCAAACGACACCATCGCTCATCCAAGAATCTTTCGGTCCACTTTGATCCCGCTCAGATCCGTCCCTCGCCTCCGCAATACGATCCTAATCTCAAGCATCGCCACTTGTCGCCCGCCGTGCCAAGAAAGTCTAAAAATAAACCTGTTGACAGATATGGCTCTCTTCCACGAAGCAACTCATACTCGGGGCGATTCGAGGAGCCCTTTAGGCGATACCATCCCGAAGATGACTACTCAAGTTCTTCCTCGGACAGCGACGATCCTTACGCTTATCAATTACCACCCAGGAAGGCCTACGGCGGCGTAAGAGTCACGTATGTGCCCAACGATAGACGAGCAGTCCTGCAAAATCGGGACCAAAGGCGACGTCATCCCAGCGGGGGAAGTTTAGCTGCTCATCCCAATATCATGCCTCTGCAAAGGCCAAGGCAGTCCTCAGTCCAGCCTTCGGTTCCACCCATGGGTCCACCTACGGTCGGGCATCATCCTTCGGGACATCACCCTGTTCAAGGACGTCAAATGGCGGCTCAATTCCAGCCCCAGTCATTGCCCATCCAACAGAACCTTCAACCGTATCCTCAAGGGGCAGCCGAGATGGTGAATGCGGATCCCAAAGACAAGAACTGCATCATTTCATGA
- the LOC131877111 gene encoding protein prickle-like isoform X3 has protein sequence MSFDLNNSLNRQWWKVCFVHGDQTKFYRQLYGKRAAIRTQIRDPQSGKDSQNSSEVNSANVSFQHFDNNGIGTPEIMSRKVCGGSSVQRLNGAMEPLTALPPNLVHTPQGAGSSPLNSSIDSANPKSLDHHHHNSCSTNGTVVTGNGGEVVPRQAAQSDDDSGCALEEYTWVPPGLKPDQVHLYFSNLPEDKVPYVNSIGEKHRIKQLLQQLPPHDNETRFCNNLSEDEKKELRLFANQRKREALGRGSVKQMPVTLQNPMKCDNCPSHVDGGDICVVASRAGSNRCWHPNCFVCSICNELLVDLIYFYKDAKLFCGRHHAETIKPRCSSCDEIIFSDECTEAEGRAWHMKHFACFECDLQLGGQRYIMRDGRPYCLRCFDCMFAEYCDACGETIGVDQGQMAHEGQHWHANEKCFSCKTCQVSLLGRPFLPRRGLIYCSVSCSKGEPPTGNNHHQVYDNINVGMVSHGGTHNSSSVNISTTTSTNTTNKAVNETSDLSFSEQSSFTMSPQIHRKTAVINKGDPSLSALEGQGFVWGSGVTKALQPQGSASSSGLGGDSSDQCVTPTKTLTSEPPNPLDNNTPMISSMILSPTETSANVGHKKKIPPPVKEKPKFRPILQNANGHSSSSSNNNSNNNGQVAFVPRSPQVQRRESWNEYDTKYDKYGSLGRKESMGRYRKHQQQLQSSSSSFDFSALTSPLIPRNPMGGNAREETPRYANASMIQAAKSPLMGRHAYGTPKMAHRPMTKPQLPARNPYHQSQHQENLAPVTSLDQILQSPPQTPRHVRERSFYKPNQNHGGYFVQAPSQQQTQQVPPHHQHHHHPYHPQNQPAQFASPFTTKTIDRRQLEFNLEKLIAEQGIEIIGQITKDMTPYQIQQLLHITKNKLEPTSHEVRSRRPLDLSSFDDSKLENILTELSVNSTPQQAPRPPLNGYQHSRMPSMPEYANGHPANNMNRPGGDDSTDDEGDGKNHRGKRHSKRHHRSSKNLSVHFDPAQIRPSPPQYDPNLKHRHLSPAVPRKSKNKPVDRYGSLPRSNSYSGRFEEPFRRYHPEDDYSSSSSDSDDPYAYQLPPRKAYGGVRVTYVPNDRRAVLQNRDQRRRHPSGGSLAAHPNIMPLQRPRQSSVQPSVPPMGPPTVGHHPSGHHPVQGRQMAAQFQPQSLPIQQNLQPYPQGAAEMVNADPKDKNCIIS, from the exons ATGTCATTTGACTTGAACAATAGTTTGAACCGCCAATGGTGGAAAGTGTGCTTTGTCCATGGTGACCAAACAAAATTCTACAGACAGCTTTATGGGAAACGAGCAGCGATCAGAACACAAATTCGTGATCCTCAGAGTGGAAAAGACTCTCAGAATTCCTCAGAAGTCAACTCGGCCAATGTCTCGTTTCAACACTTTGACAACAATGGAATAGGGACCCCTGAAATAATGTCCAG GAAAGTGTGTGGTGGTTCCAGTGTTCAGCGTTTGAATGGCGCTATGGAACCGCTAACAGCATTGCCGCCCAATCTGGTGCATACCCCTCAAGGAGCGGGATCGTCACCCTTGAACAGTTCCATCGACAGTGCCAATCCCAAGTCCTtggaccaccaccatcacaacAGTTGTTCCACCAATGGAACCGTTGTGACCGGGAATGGTGGAGAGGTGGTGCCCAGACAAGCCGCTCAATCCGATGATGATTCCGGATGTGCGCTAGAAGAGTACACGTGGGTGCCTCCGGGACTAAAACCAGACCAG GTTCACTTGTACTTCTCCAATCTGCCCGAAGATAAGGTCCCGTATGTAAATTCGATCGGAGAGAAGCATCGCATCAAACAGCTGTTGCAACAACTTCCGCCTCATGACAATGAAACGAg GTTCTGCAACAACCTCAGTGAGGATGAGAAGAAAGAGCTGCGATTGTTCGCCAACCAACGGAAACGCGAGGCTCTTGGGAGGGGCTCCGTCAAGCAAATGCCAGTCACACTCCAAAATCCCATGAAATGTGATAAC TGCCCATCACACGTGGATGGAGGGGACATTTGTGTGGTGGCCTCTCGAGCCGGTTCAAATCGTTGTTGGCACCCGAATTGCTTCGTGTGCTCGATATGCAACGAACTCCTGGTGGATCTCATCTATTTCTATAAGGATGCGAAGCTTTTCTGTGGGCGGCACCATGCGGAAACCATCAAACCCAGATGCTCTTCATGCGATGAG ATCATCTTTTCCGACGAATGTACCGAAGCCGAGGGTCGAGCTTGGCACATGAAACACTTTGCCTGTTTTGAATGCGATCTCCAATTGGGTGGACAACGTTATATCATGCGAGATGGACGACCATATTGTCTCAGGTGTTTTGATTGCATGTTTGCCGAGTACTGCGATGCCTGTGGAGAGACCATTGGCGTGGATCAAG GTCAAATGGCACACGAAGGGCAGCATTGGCACGCCAACGAAAAGTGTTTCTCATGCAAAACGTGTCAAGTGTCGCTTTTGGGCCGACCGTTTCTCCCTCGACGCGGTCTGATCTATTGCTCAGTGAGCTGCTCCAAGGGCGAACCACCCACCGGTAACAACCATCACCAAGTGTATGATAACATCAATGTCGGCATGGTGAGCCATGGTGGCACTCACAATTCAAGCTCGGTCAACATCTCAACGACAACCAGCACAAACACTACCAACAAAGCCGTGAATGAGACGTCGGATCTGTCGTTCTCCGAGCAAAGCAGTTTTACCATGTCGCCCCAAATCCACCGAAAGACAGCGGTGATCAACAAAGGCGACCCGAGCTTGTCTGCCCTCGAGGGTCAAGGCTTTGTGTGGGGTTCGGGCGTGACCAAGGCCTTGCAGCCCCAAGGAAGTGCGTCCTCCAGTGGCTTGGGAGGGGATAGCAGTGATCAGTGTGTGACTCCCACCAAAACGTTGACATCTGAGCCGCCCAACCCTTTGGACAACAACACTCCCATGATTTCGAGCATGATTTTATCACCCACGGAGACCTCGGCAAACGTTGGCCATAAAAAGAAGATCCCTCCTCCTGTCAAGGAGAAACCCAAGTTCAGGCCGATCTTGCAGAACGCCAATGGCcatagcagcagcagcagcaacaacaacagcaacaacaacgggCAAGTCGCATTTGTACCGAGGTCACCTCAAGTGCAGCGTCGTGAGAGCTGGAATGAGTATGACACCAAGTATGATAAATATGGAAGCCTGGGTCGTAAAGAGTCCATGGGGCGTTACCGTAAACACCAGCAGCAGCTCCAATCCTCGTCGAGCTCCTTCGATTTCAGCGCTCTGACGTCCCCATTGATTCCTCGTAATCCTATGGGAGGCAACGCCCGTGAAGAGACCCCTCGATATGCCAATGCTTCCATGATTCAGGCGGCCAAGTCGCCCTTGATGGGAAGACATGCTTATGGCACGCCCAAGATGGCCCATAGGCCAATGACCAAGCCACAGTTACCTGCTCGAAACCCCTACCACCAGTCTCAGCATCAGGAGAACCTAGCCCCCGTTACCTCTCTGGATCAGATCCTCCAGTCTCCGCCACAAACCCCCAGGCATGTCCGAGAGCGGAGTTTCTACAAGCCCAATCAAAACCACGGAGGATACTTCGTACAGGCTCCCTCTCAGCAGCAGACCCAACAGGTGCCCCCCcatcaccaacaccaccaccatccgTATCATCCTCAGAATCAGCCAGCCCAGTTTGCCTCCCCGTTCACAACCAAAACCATTGACCGCCGTCAGTTGGAGTTCAACTTGGAAAAGCTCATTGCTGAACAAGGTATTGAGATCATTGGTCAGATCACCAAAGACATGACCCCCTATCAGATCCAGCAACTGCTCCACATCACCAAGAACAAATTGGAACCGACGTCCCATGAGGTGCGGAGTCGGCGCCCTCTCGATCTCAGTAGCTTCGACGACtccaaacttgaaaacatcCTCACCGAGCTCTCGGTGAATTCCACACCTCAGCAAGCGCCCCGCCCACCTCTCAATGGCTACCAACATTCCCGCATGCCATCCATGCCCGAGTATGCCAATGGCCACCCAGCCAACAACATGAACCGCCCCGGGGGCGACGATTCCACAGACGATGAAGGAGACGGTAAAAACCATCGTGGCAAACGGCACAGCAAACGACACCATCGCTCATCCAAGAATCTTTCGGTCCACTTTGATCCCGCTCAGATCCGTCCCTCGCCTCCGCAATACGATCCTAATCTCAAGCATCGCCACTTGTCGCCCGCCGTGCCAAGAAAGTCTAAAAATAAACCTGTTGACAGATATGGCTCTCTTCCACGAAGCAACTCATACTCGGGGCGATTCGAGGAGCCCTTTAGGCGATACCATCCCGAAGATGACTACTCAAGTTCTTCCTCGGACAGCGACGATCCTTACGCTTATCAATTACCACCCAGGAAGGCCTACGGCGGCGTAAGAGTCACGTATGTGCCCAACGATAGACGAGCAGTCCTGCAAAATCGGGACCAAAGGCGACGTCATCCCAGCGGGGGAAGTTTAGCTGCTCATCCCAATATCATGCCTCTGCAAAGGCCAAGGCAGTCCTCAGTCCAGCCTTCGGTTCCACCCATGGGTCCACCTACGGTCGGGCATCATCCTTCGGGACATCACCCTGTTCAAGGACGTCAAATGGCGGCTCAATTCCAGCCCCAGTCATTGCCCATCCAACAGAACCTTCAACCGTATCCTCAAGGGGCAGCCGAGATGGTGAATGCGGATCCCAAAGACAAGAACTGCATCATTTCATGA